The Musa acuminata AAA Group cultivar baxijiao chromosome BXJ2-2, Cavendish_Baxijiao_AAA, whole genome shotgun sequence genome contains the following window.
gcccgtgtccaccattgcacgggtcgtttggccatttagcttgatgtccacatacatcagctcactacttcttgctttttgtgcctttgtcttcatgttctcccccatttgaccccgcatagcgttcaataaacgcattgctcccattcggggtccttgcgactcctcgtcgtcgctactggattcagaactgcttgaactaaaagcaacagctttgcccttgtccgatcggggagggtggatggaagccatcaaggcattgagtgcctattttcgtgggcactcccttaccatgtgcggtcctccgcacaagaagcatcctccaggttttgaggccttgcctttcgggtacggccctttgtgggagctcttcttcttttgttcgcccccgagctccttccctcgagaatgcttTGGAggtcgattgcctgaagattgtttccttcttgttgggtcttcagaggaaacaaagtcggtgagcctttctgcagccgcaattgccccgaccacgtcgataacattccttcgatttagctcctattgagcccatggtttcaaaccatcgaggaagctgaacaacttgtccttttcggacatgtcctgtatgtccagcattagtgcagaaaactgtttcacatagtctcggatggtggtactttggcggagttgtctcaacttccttcttgcgacgaactccgtgttctctggtaggaactgagttctcaactcccgcttcaagtcctcccatgtgtcgactcgacaccgaccttgttgaatctcctcccaacgagttcgccaccaaagtttcgcatctccgttcagatacattgttgctatagaaactttggtatcttcagaatcgggcctcgtagctcggaagtattgctccatgtcgaacagaaagttctcgagctctttggcatctctggcccctccatatccatgaggctcaggtgccctcaaattttgtggcggtgcaacgcgggtgttgcctcctcccgcatttagtgttcttgtgagcatggccaccttagcagtaagttccgccacaacatcctgtaagtgttgcacggagtctttggtgtcgtcagacagtcggtcgactagggcctcgaccttgtcgatcctggactccgcttcctcttgcgagctctctaccccaacaagcctttgttggccatggtagagttcctccatgctcgcttccagaacatccaggcgggtttccgccgttgtgagtctctccttatgactctttttcccagttagcgcaccagattgcgcttcctccgctcgcggagagtagccaacttctcgctcatcctgtccgctgccgcgctcctcttgagcggctccaacagcatgagaacgagtgtgcacatgcagcccacctacggttgcttggggcaagggtccagcttgccccgtcttgcttgattcgccacgatgctttaccatggcgaagttgcgaagttcgttcgctgttcgctcgaagtgcttgcccgctctgataccacaatgtcacgaccttagctggaattgcctaaggcgtgaggcacccttgcggccaaagacgcgaacttagcttgcgttgcctaagtcgcgagttacccttgtggcaaagacgtgaacttagcttgcgttgcctaagtcgcgcttcgcccttgcgatattgctccgcaaggatcagcccactttgtaacctctcgcaggtcccgaaggacctataaaagagaaagttggttagttcgaaagaacgagcaacggacaagtcccgaagtctcgcgaaaaggggaagctttacaagcaattcgacgaacaccttgtgtgcacaagagaaaagagggagagggagaaaaacaaggctttcaaggatgaacgaacagctgcaagcccacaaacagccgctcacctggtcccgagcgcgaagacaagttcccgtaaaggtcacgtgcgaacttgcgaaagagagttcaacgcccggtatataaccgaagccccatccagccctgtgccacctggggggttctaggggtctgagatggctgacattttggtgagcggaggcagttctccgcaaccctcccgcggcacgcgaaaatggagctgttttgggctgttttggggctgttttgctcagttcggtgagcggtcgctttgtaacgctgcagcttgttcgaacttacatatttacatgcaaaatgacccaaaaccaagagaaaacatgccgtcaagtagctgtacatgcaggtgtgagcgacgaacggttcgttgaacggagttgttgcgggtgcgcgacaacCGTTCGTGACACGGCGCCActcggtaccactcggtaacggtcgaaatcgaccgttatcgCATTGTAGCTGTGCtatagtgctccaacggtcaatttgactatTGGAaccctttctcctcctatttaaaccattcttctcttccctatttcattatactctcttaaactctctctcaaacttttttttctctcttaaactctataaaacaacgatttgtgaattcaatcgaggctaatttgggaagattaagaggaaggggaaggtagtagcatcagttgcatcgttggaaagaatcgagttggGTGACGAGACACATTCACAATCACAGTCTCTTTCTCGCTCGGTCTAGAGACATGACaacaacacggacagcagtgcctcgacagatgatagcggtgataccgggcagtcgttggtctcgtctacacaacttgaaggtggtgaatggactgaagagtaatattttacacatgccactcaagattcataTCATAGAACTCGACAAGATACTGATCAAGTTTATacacggaaggggaaggggaaggggaaggggaaggcagtagatgaatatgaacaaatgcgacagagcatacatgatatagacacagaaagaggctcatcgtattcacagccatcgtattatggagaatcatacggcaacaacagtatggtgatcgtTAGTCATCCTTCTCTAaacaacagcatgatacagaatagcaccaatatatgcctcaagagcaatatcggacaaatatgattcatgacgatcaatctacgatcagcaccacattgatgcattaatggcatacagtgtatcaatacactatgtcatgggatcaatttcatggttaggtccaacaaacgtatcatattgatatgtatcagatcaaagaccccgatccaccacccgtggaggcccgtcgttcgttttggtggtagaatcaacaatcaagtAAATTtagatatgtgattatttaattcatttgaattttagagtttatattgtaacaaaatagtctaacaattcaactgatttttctgtagatatttcaatctataatggactgaaatacgaacctcgaacaagactatctcaaagctcaaaaaagatatgtgatactattcttacataatttacattgattttgctaaacttatactattactatatttattcgtaacttgaaaaccctatcttaactttttttttaattttcaggtatttttgaagggttaaatcggtgaaatcaggtgtaccgctcggtaccccGTACTGAGCCCGGGTTGAAacgtcgatacggtacggtacggcgaaccttggagaGAACAATCATGGAAATCACAATTGTGGCACAACACGTCACCTGATGGCTATAAACAACAAATTGAAGGAGCTGCAAGAGACCGTATGTAACTTTGTCCTTAGTTACATCAAGGAACTGGATTTTAAAACAAGATGAATAAAACTTTCTATGACAAATAACATGGAACTTTTCAACCATTATCACCAATAAATATAGGTGCCGAGAAAATTTGATGATGACCACATCAGCAGGTGTTTATGATGGCAGATGCATCTTGAAGATGCTAATATGGAATCCCACATTAAAGAGGAGGAGCCATAACTTGGTTCATTCTCATAGTTATCAGAATGTTTAATCTGGTTGAGCTAAATGGTTCTCTAATTAGTCGACATAAATTAACTGGTAATGATGTGACAAGCAACATCATTTTTATGGTAAAATAATgataaacaacaaaaaaaaattgacagtataaaatatcataaatgacaataataacaaATGTTAGCTGACAGCATTCTTTCAAATTATATGTATGGACTAGGGTGGTATTCTTTTATCACTCAAGAATTAGTAATAACCAAACAAGGACCTGGTGTGTCTCAATATGAGATGATGAACCTCTAACGCATCAGTAAAAGCCTTATATAGCATGCATTTGGTTTCAGTATCAATAAATACTTCGATACTAACAATTAATTTGACAAATAGTTCTACTGAATAACTTAAAGGAAAATAAAGAACTTTATTTGGTAAGGAAGACCTCTTTGTGCGCTTTGGATCAACAAGAGCCAGTTCTGCAAGTTTTGCAGCTGACATAGCTTTCTTCGCCTCTGCAGATAATGGTCCTTCCCCTCCAGACATCAGGAACTCTGACTTGATTGCAGTAGATCCATCCAAAGATTGGCTATGCTGATGCCTTATCCTTGGCTTCTCACTCGAACTCGATGCCACATTCTCACCCTGAAGAGGAGCCTGAACGGGAGGCAATGCAGACTGTGAAACCTCACCAATCGACAGAGCAGCAGAGGTAGCACCAGAGCTGAACTTTTCCACATCGATGTACATGGAAACGAGGTCCTCCTCGGTCTCATCAGACAGCGATGGTCCATCATGCGACCCCACCACACCAAGGTCACTATCAAAGCTGATATAATCTGGGAGGCCGAGTATTTCTGAGTGTGCTCTACGGTGACCAGCATTCCTTTGCGGGAAATCAGGCATCCGGCTGACATCATAGCTGAACCGCCGAGCATCAGATGGTGTCTCGTAAGCAAAATAACCAGAATTCGAAGATGgctgagaagaagaagaggctgaGAGATCACCCATAAAGCTGAAACTGTTCGAAGGTGAACCAAAGGGGGAGTATCGTGGCAAATGGGGCGGCAAACCACGACCACTACCTCCACCTCCGCCTCCGCCAGGTGCTGGCGACTTATCCTTGTCCATGACTATGGATGGATCCACAGAACTCAACAATCACAAAGGTACCACCTTTCTTAGAGAAACCAGTACTGAATCCAGAATCAAACTTAGAGACGAGGTCACAGATGGAACCCCAACGATCAAAGATCCGTAACTCTTCAGGATCAACGAAATGTCCCTACTTTTTGGACAATCGCCTAAGCATCTGGTGGACGTGAAGGAAACACAAAATCAAACACAAAACATCTATAGATTATGTTTATGTCAGCAAACGATAGAGCTTTCTTAAGATCTCAAACCCAACAAAATCAACTACGAAAAGAGAAGCGATCGAACCAAAAATAGAAACGTTTTTCTGCTAATACGAGTCCTAGAAACGGGTCGCAGCGACAGGGCCCTGAACCCTAGAAATGCCGAGATCTGGGTTTCCAAAAGCGAGAAAAGATGGCCGCTTTTTAGGAAGCGAACTATCTGGACCCAAAAAACACTCGAATGCAGCAAAGAACAGATATTCTGAGCCGGCAGACACTGACTTCCATCTACTAATCAGATGACATTGACGGAGGGGCGTAGGAATGCTTTACGGGGCCGGGAGGATTGAGGAGATAAGCATCACACGGTTTCAGATAGGAAACCCGTAGGATAAAGAGATTGCTAAATAAACATTTCGTACCACGTTGCAACGGTTTACAAACCTTCGCTGCGAACTCTCCCCTGCAAGTAATCGATCGATGAGTCGGAAGAACTCGTTGAGGCAGAGCGACGCTGAACCCTCAACCCCCGTCGCTTAATGCATTCCCAAAAGAACAGCCACACTTCCGGTGAGA
Protein-coding sequences here:
- the LOC135605214 gene encoding transcription factor RF2a-like — protein: MDKDKSPAPGGGGGGGSGRGLPPHLPRYSPFGSPSNSFSFMGDLSASSSSQPSSNSGYFAYETPSDARRFSYDVSRMPDFPQRNAGHRRAHSEILGLPDYISFDSDLGVVGSHDGPSLSDETEEDLVSMYIDVEKFSSGATSAALSIGEVSQSALPPVQAPLQGENVASSSSEKPRIRHQHSQSLDGSTAIKSEFLMSGGEGPLSAEAKKAMSAAKLAELALVDPKRTKRILANRQSAARSKERKMRYIAELERKVQTLQTEATTLSAQLTMLQRDTNGLTVENNELKLRLQTMEQQVHLQDALNEALREEVQRLKLATGQMLPNGGQSTNTIPPSLGANHQFYHQNQAMHSLLAAHQFQQLQIHSQHPQQLQPSHQIQPPSSLQHLHTLQPQQQPPADLRMKGSLTSQNQHGEATSDNNSAQE